In the Verrucomicrobiia bacterium genome, one interval contains:
- the atpG gene encoding ATP synthase F1 subunit gamma, with protein MASIRQLKTRIRSVKNTRQITKAMELVAASKMRRAQDAAQATSLYARSAFELLTHLAARDVTDDHPLFTQREIKTRLIVVVTSDKGLAGAYNANVFKRYVQLLKADDAAGIRNETLAIGRKGAQFVTRLKDTEIVGAYEGLPDQPNGAEVRAIMATILDKFTSGQVDAVDVIYTEYINSITQEVTSKRLLPAGFMEVPVSVEVAQARFEPSAREVLEGATRRLVEAQIFQALLDATASEHSMRMLAMKNATDNANELVDDLTLAMNKVRQASITQEIAEISSGAEAVS; from the coding sequence ATGGCCTCAATCCGACAACTAAAAACGCGCATTCGTTCGGTCAAGAACACTCGCCAAATCACAAAGGCGATGGAGCTAGTGGCTGCTAGTAAAATGCGCCGCGCTCAGGATGCTGCCCAGGCCACCAGCTTGTATGCTCGTTCGGCTTTTGAGCTGCTCACTCACCTAGCTGCCCGTGATGTCACCGATGATCACCCGCTCTTCACCCAGCGGGAAATCAAGACTCGGCTGATTGTGGTGGTAACCAGCGATAAGGGCCTAGCCGGCGCCTACAACGCCAATGTTTTCAAGCGCTACGTCCAGCTTTTAAAAGCCGACGACGCGGCTGGTATTCGTAATGAAACGCTGGCAATTGGCCGCAAAGGGGCACAGTTTGTCACGCGCCTAAAAGATACCGAGATTGTCGGAGCCTACGAAGGCCTGCCCGATCAGCCAAATGGTGCCGAAGTCCGGGCGATCATGGCCACCATCTTGGATAAATTTACTAGTGGCCAGGTTGATGCTGTCGATGTTATTTATACCGAATATATTAATAGCATCACCCAAGAAGTCACCAGCAAGCGCTTGCTGCCGGCGGGTTTTATGGAAGTACCGGTTAGCGTAGAAGTAGCCCAGGCGCGGTTTGAGCCATCGGCTCGTGAGGTGCTTGAAGGCGCGACGCGTCGGCTTGTCGAGGCGCAAATTTTCCAGGCACTGCTTGATGCCACTGCCAGCGAACACAGCATGCGTATGTTGGCCATGAAAAATGCCACCGACAACGCCAATGAACTGGTTGACGATTTAACTTTAGCGATGAACAAAGTTCGTCAGGCCAGTATCACCCAAGAGATTGCCGAAATTAGTAGCGGCGCCGAGGCGGTTTCATGA
- the atpA gene encoding F0F1 ATP synthase subunit alpha, with translation MAEIAIKELTRELRDAIEGLRSSKGLEETGIVTRVGDGVVWIYGLTKAGFNEVVSIETTDGSTVEAFVLNLMEDEIGAVLIGSDSLVRAGAQVRRSGKVLDVPVGPELLGRVVDPLGRPLDGKGPIVTKNRGLVEKSAPGVMARKTVHEPMMTGIMGIDAIVPIGRGQRELIIGDRQTGKTAIAIDTMINQARQKTGVVNVYVAIGQKLSKISRIVERLKEEGVMDNTIVVATGPADPASLLYLAPYAGTAMGEYFRDNKAHALIIYDDLTKHAIAYRQMSLLLRRPPGREAFPGDVFYLHSRLLERSAKLNDELGAGSLTALPIIETQAGDISAYVPTNVISITDGQIFLETDLFYQGIRPAVSMGLSVSRVGGAAQTKAVKSVSGSLKLSLAQFRELASFAQFGSDLDEATKHQIERGQRLTELLKQPQYQPMSIWEQVASIVAITDGTFDDVPVKRIKDAQAALLTQLWTNHKEAMRELNKGDKPTDNQLAAIKKVATKVAKGFLKD, from the coding sequence GTGGCAGAGATAGCAATCAAAGAACTAACCCGCGAACTGCGCGATGCCATTGAGGGCTTACGTAGCAGCAAGGGGCTTGAAGAAACCGGCATCGTGACCCGTGTTGGTGATGGTGTTGTCTGGATTTATGGCCTCACAAAGGCCGGCTTTAACGAGGTGGTCAGTATCGAAACGACTGATGGCAGCACGGTTGAGGCCTTCGTGCTGAACTTAATGGAAGATGAAATTGGGGCGGTGCTGATTGGCTCGGATAGCTTAGTACGTGCCGGGGCTCAAGTTCGCCGTAGCGGTAAGGTGCTCGACGTTCCCGTTGGTCCAGAACTACTCGGACGGGTTGTTGACCCGCTTGGGCGCCCGCTTGATGGCAAAGGCCCAATCGTCACCAAGAACCGTGGGCTGGTAGAAAAGTCAGCACCAGGCGTTATGGCCCGCAAGACCGTTCACGAACCAATGATGACCGGTATTATGGGCATCGACGCGATCGTGCCGATTGGCCGTGGACAGCGCGAATTGATTATTGGCGATCGCCAAACTGGTAAAACCGCCATCGCCATCGACACCATGATTAACCAAGCTCGCCAAAAAACTGGTGTGGTGAATGTTTATGTGGCGATTGGCCAAAAACTTTCTAAGATTTCCCGGATTGTTGAACGCCTCAAAGAAGAAGGCGTGATGGACAATACAATTGTCGTTGCCACTGGCCCAGCTGATCCAGCCTCTCTCCTCTATTTGGCACCATATGCTGGTACCGCGATGGGCGAATACTTCCGTGATAATAAAGCCCACGCCCTGATTATCTACGATGATCTTACCAAGCACGCTATCGCTTACCGCCAAATGTCACTACTTCTACGCCGCCCACCAGGCCGCGAAGCCTTTCCTGGCGACGTATTTTACCTGCACTCCCGCCTGCTGGAGCGTTCAGCTAAGCTTAACGACGAACTTGGTGCTGGTTCGCTGACGGCTTTACCAATCATTGAGACCCAAGCCGGCGATATTTCTGCCTACGTTCCGACCAACGTCATCTCTATTACCGACGGTCAGATCTTCCTGGAAACCGACCTGTTTTACCAGGGTATCCGCCCAGCGGTTTCGATGGGTCTTTCGGTGAGTCGTGTTGGTGGTGCCGCTCAAACCAAGGCTGTCAAAAGCGTCAGCGGCAGCCTAAAGCTCAGCCTGGCCCAGTTCCGCGAATTAGCTAGCTTTGCGCAATTTGGCTCAGACCTCGATGAAGCCACTAAGCACCAAATTGAGCGTGGTCAACGGCTGACAGAACTGCTTAAGCAGCCCCAGTACCAACCGATGAGTATTTGGGAGCAAGTAGCGAGCATCGTGGCTATCACCGACGGCACCTTTGATGACGTGCCGGTAAAGCGCATTAAAGACGCCCAGGCTGCCCTGCTCACTCAGCTGTGGACCAACCACAAAGAAGCCATGCGCGAGCTTAATAAGGGCGACAAGCCAACCGACAATCAGCTTGCGGCGATTAAAAAAGTTGCGACTAAGGTGGCAAAAGGCTTCCTGAAGGACTAA
- the atpH gene encoding ATP synthase F1 subunit delta, which produces MQSLSRRRVAAYAAAQLAAGADTNKLSQQLAAYVVSQKRLSQWELLLTDIQAELARRYHTTSATVTSAFPLTDALRQKVTAFVQQQTGSKTVLLEEQIDTDLIGGVTIQTTDGFFDGSIRKQLQQLTTLTKDKE; this is translated from the coding sequence ATGCAGAGCCTTTCTCGTCGCCGGGTAGCGGCTTACGCAGCAGCACAACTGGCTGCTGGCGCCGATACCAACAAGCTTTCACAGCAGCTCGCCGCCTATGTTGTCAGCCAAAAGCGACTTTCGCAGTGGGAACTATTACTAACCGATATCCAAGCTGAATTGGCAAGGCGTTACCACACGACAAGCGCGACGGTGACCTCTGCATTTCCGCTCACCGATGCGTTACGCCAAAAAGTCACTGCCTTTGTGCAGCAGCAAACTGGCAGTAAAACCGTGCTGCTGGAAGAGCAAATTGATACCGATCTGATTGGCGGCGTGACGATTCAAACGACCGATGGCTTTTTTGACGGTTCCATCCGAAAACAACTGCAACAACTTACCACACTAACAAAAGACAAGGAGTAA
- the atpF gene encoding F0F1 ATP synthase subunit B codes for MEYIAHLFAAGATQVEAEPSLFSALGIDWRLLALQTIAFLVLLWFLGKFVYPQLVNAIEKREKAIAESAAAAQEAEAKASATQAEVKKLLTEARKEADSIVETAQKEAATIVAEADEKAQKRAERIVADAQAEIARDVEKAKQALRAETTELVVKVTEKVLRQKLDAASDARLVEASLKEAQ; via the coding sequence ATGGAGTATATAGCACACTTATTTGCCGCCGGCGCGACCCAGGTTGAAGCCGAGCCTTCGCTGTTTAGCGCGCTCGGTATCGATTGGCGTTTGCTTGCTCTGCAAACAATCGCCTTTCTCGTGTTGCTGTGGTTTTTAGGTAAGTTTGTGTACCCGCAGCTGGTAAATGCCATTGAAAAGCGGGAAAAAGCGATTGCTGAAAGCGCCGCCGCCGCCCAGGAAGCCGAAGCCAAGGCATCGGCAACCCAGGCCGAAGTAAAAAAGCTACTCACCGAAGCGCGTAAAGAGGCAGATAGCATTGTCGAAACGGCTCAAAAAGAAGCCGCAACAATTGTGGCCGAGGCCGATGAAAAAGCCCAAAAGCGAGCTGAAAGAATTGTAGCTGATGCTCAAGCAGAAATCGCTCGCGACGTCGAAAAAGCGAAACAAGCGCTTCGAGCTGAAACCACCGAACTGGTAGTAAAAGTCACTGAAAAAGTTTTGCGCCAGAAACTTGATGCTGCCAGCGATGCTCGGTTGGTGGAAGCTTCGCTAAAGGAGGCGCAGTAA
- a CDS encoding H(+)-transporting ATPase → MQELAFGLTYAIPAAFAAIGAGIVAAAAVTAAGRNPERVADIRTLMILGISFVDALAIIAIIVAIIAGVI, encoded by the coding sequence ATGCAAGAACTCGCTTTCGGACTAACCTACGCAATCCCAGCAGCCTTTGCCGCCATAGGTGCCGGTATCGTTGCTGCTGCAGCTGTTACTGCCGCTGGCCGTAACCCTGAGCGCGTTGCAGACATCCGTACTTTGATGATCTTGGGCATTTCATTTGTTGACGCCCTGGCGATCATCGCCATCATCGTGGCTATTATTGCTGGCGTAATCTAG
- a CDS encoding F0F1 ATP synthase subunit A, whose amino-acid sequence MNPAIYFASENSPHVSLVAEEVFRIGDFPVTNSLILGIFGYGFLIWLFWYVVSSIKKGRKNFLVSAIQWVFEMLYSTVEQVIGDKKIAKRLAPLPITLFFFIVIQYWLGIFPVIGPITIDGVPLFRGLAADLNTTFALAIVTIVTAQIYAIKVHGFGGNLGRYFRNPFKDPAGAFEGILELIAEFSRLVGLSLRLFGNVFAGEVLLAMIAFLTVWFTPIALPPFMIFELFIGGVQAYIFFMLTVVFISLGIASHGHDNHSKDHSPTPLPKRAVVAGDDTK is encoded by the coding sequence ATGAACCCAGCAATATATTTTGCCAGTGAAAATTCACCGCACGTCAGCCTTGTTGCCGAAGAAGTATTTCGGATTGGCGATTTTCCTGTTACCAATTCACTGATTTTAGGTATTTTTGGCTATGGCTTTTTAATTTGGTTGTTCTGGTATGTCGTGTCTTCGATAAAAAAGGGTCGTAAAAACTTCTTGGTCAGCGCGATTCAGTGGGTATTTGAAATGCTGTATAGCACCGTTGAGCAAGTGATTGGCGATAAAAAAATCGCAAAGCGGCTGGCGCCTTTACCAATTACGCTTTTCTTTTTCATTGTTATCCAGTACTGGCTCGGCATCTTCCCGGTTATTGGGCCCATTACCATTGATGGCGTGCCGCTGTTCCGTGGGCTGGCGGCCGATCTTAATACTACTTTTGCGCTCGCAATCGTCACCATTGTTACCGCGCAAATCTATGCCATTAAGGTGCACGGTTTTGGTGGAAACCTCGGGCGTTACTTCCGTAACCCATTTAAGGATCCAGCCGGTGCGTTTGAAGGGATACTCGAACTTATCGCCGAATTCTCACGCCTAGTAGGCTTAAGCCTGCGGTTGTTTGGTAACGTGTTTGCCGGCGAAGTACTGCTGGCCATGATCGCCTTCCTGACCGTCTGGTTTACCCCCATTGCCTTGCCGCCATTCATGATATTCGAGCTGTTTATCGGCGGTGTTCAGGCCTACATTTTCTTCATGTTGACTGTCGTGTTTATTTCGCTCGGCATTGCGTCGCATGGACACGACAATCATTCCAAAGATCATTCTCCCACTCCCCTACCTAAACGTGCGGTTGTTGCCGGAGATGATACGAAGTAG
- a CDS encoding AtpZ/AtpI family protein, with translation MATTQQPKDRDPAPVPSKTTVILLIGTLVDTTLRLFIPVIAGLLIGLWIDHQTNTKPALTIVGVLIGVVVAALLIYAQIKAINKEKT, from the coding sequence ATGGCTACGACGCAGCAACCCAAAGACCGCGACCCTGCGCCTGTGCCGTCGAAGACGACGGTCATTTTGCTGATCGGCACGTTAGTTGATACAACGCTGCGACTATTTATCCCGGTAATTGCTGGTTTGCTTATCGGTTTATGGATCGACCATCAAACGAATACAAAACCCGCACTGACAATTGTTGGGGTGCTGATCGGGGTTGTAGTGGCAGCCTTACTGATTTATGCCCAAATAAAAGCAATAAATAAAGAAAAAACATGA
- a CDS encoding glutaredoxin domain-containing protein, whose amino-acid sequence MNDAPKTTNKPQIIIYSTSWCGFCRSERQYLTEKNIPFVSKDIEQDPEAYHELMHKTGGQYVGVPMTDIGGDMILGFDRAAINQAIERHGIQPLAAA is encoded by the coding sequence ATGAACGACGCACCCAAAACCACCAATAAACCGCAAATCATAATTTATAGCACCAGTTGGTGTGGTTTTTGCCGAAGCGAACGCCAATACTTAACCGAAAAGAATATTCCCTTTGTGTCTAAAGATATCGAACAAGACCCGGAAGCCTACCATGAATTAATGCACAAAACTGGCGGCCAATACGTTGGCGTACCGATGACCGATATTGGTGGCGATATGATTTTAGGTTTCGACCGCGCGGCGATTAACCAGGCCATCGAGAGGCACGGGATTCAGCCGCTTGCTGCCGCCTAA
- a CDS encoding histidine phosphatase family protein has product MTMPRMIITFRHGYFELNQRSKLTGEEALQAVEAGIPLDADTTMGLLDEGKKQAHALREVLRHYKINACLYSPTRRTEETAKVALGGQRLSHFTPEPALLERNRGIFRYAPDEWARAHPDYKRGKESAWRWRPPGGESWWDIRHHVTVVLQQCRTLAPNRIIALSTHAEKMGLIRAILLEMDDKRLWQPLVPNHNDIPALKRSNWIGNGQADFFAFCDPDDPASLVTERPQYFRSVGTAKPNAFDTGWVVVG; this is encoded by the coding sequence ATGACAATGCCGCGAATGATCATAACTTTTCGCCATGGCTATTTTGAACTGAACCAGCGGTCAAAGCTTACAGGTGAAGAGGCACTTCAAGCAGTCGAAGCGGGTATTCCGCTTGATGCCGATACAACGATGGGACTTTTGGACGAAGGCAAAAAGCAAGCCCATGCGCTCCGCGAAGTCCTACGGCACTACAAGATCAATGCTTGCCTGTATTCGCCCACTCGCCGCACCGAAGAGACGGCCAAGGTTGCGCTTGGTGGGCAGCGCCTAAGCCATTTTACCCCTGAACCGGCCCTTCTCGAGCGTAATCGCGGAATTTTCCGCTACGCGCCCGACGAGTGGGCGCGCGCCCACCCGGATTACAAGCGAGGCAAGGAATCTGCCTGGCGGTGGCGGCCGCCCGGTGGCGAATCTTGGTGGGATATCCGTCATCATGTGACAGTGGTACTGCAGCAGTGCCGCACACTTGCGCCAAACCGTATCATTGCTCTATCGACTCATGCCGAAAAAATGGGCCTGATCCGGGCAATACTCCTGGAGATGGACGACAAGCGCCTGTGGCAACCCCTGGTGCCAAATCATAATGACATTCCGGCACTCAAACGATCGAACTGGATTGGGAATGGCCAGGCAGATTTCTTCGCTTTTTGCGACCCGGATGATCCCGCATCTCTGGTAACGGAACGGCCGCAATACTTCCGCAGTGTCGGCACAGCCAAACCAAATGCTTTCGACACTGGTTGGGTTGTAGTAGGATAA
- a CDS encoding ABC-F family ATP-binding cassette domain-containing protein produces the protein MIADISVTEKSFNAKTLLTNVRFSIDDGEKVGIVGRNGVGKSTLFGILAGTDTDFSGEIIYRRGTVVVATRQEHHGTETQTVLQYVLHGLPEYARLSHILETYPVTMGEDMKKISEYTEALQRFDDLGYYQIEEQITRELDNFQLPGVAHSPFMSLSGGQKRLVEVVKIMHSNAHLALVDEPTNHMDYVAKAQFIDWLKTAREAVLVITHDRDVLHEVDRIIEIKDGGNISYPGNYDAYLKQNATQTSSQMNDFEQIERRKVNLKAKIIDYQRLKEKSRNPGTIQKFKRLEMKSREELAELEKIEKPTFWIDKNSVEELNYKATARYEKFKSKNIRMALKSEASRSKHVLIQAKGLSLGYDKPLFKAINIDLREGEALELRGRNGAGKTTLIKALLGGIAGEESVTTSKIHRFSGEISLDSQARIGVYEQEVGTTYFELPLFDAIERLYLDKGLSVGREKVMQLMSDYLFDPIGDAKTPISRLSGGQKARFQLISMLANDPQLLILDEPTNHLDLPSIEELEEALKKYSGAILYVSHDGYFREALGGEVVELTADK, from the coding sequence ATGATTGCCGATATCTCTGTTACCGAGAAAAGTTTTAATGCCAAAACCCTCCTGACCAACGTCCGGTTCTCTATTGATGATGGCGAAAAGGTGGGTATTGTGGGCAGAAACGGCGTTGGCAAGTCTACCTTGTTCGGAATCTTGGCCGGCACAGATACCGATTTTAGCGGTGAAATTATTTATCGTCGTGGGACGGTGGTGGTGGCGACTCGCCAGGAACACCACGGCACCGAAACCCAAACCGTTTTGCAGTATGTTCTTCATGGCCTACCCGAATACGCTCGCCTGTCTCATATTCTCGAAACCTATCCTGTTACCATGGGCGAAGACATGAAAAAAATTAGCGAGTACACCGAAGCCCTACAGCGATTTGATGACCTCGGGTATTACCAAATTGAAGAACAAATTACGCGCGAGCTCGATAACTTCCAGCTACCAGGGGTGGCCCACTCGCCTTTTATGTCGCTGTCTGGTGGGCAGAAACGGTTGGTCGAAGTGGTCAAGATTATGCACTCAAACGCCCACCTGGCGCTGGTTGACGAGCCCACCAACCACATGGACTACGTGGCAAAAGCCCAGTTTATTGATTGGCTCAAAACCGCCCGCGAAGCAGTGCTGGTGATTACTCACGACCGCGATGTACTGCACGAAGTCGACCGAATCATCGAAATAAAAGACGGTGGCAACATAAGCTACCCCGGTAACTACGACGCTTATTTAAAGCAGAACGCCACTCAAACCTCAAGCCAAATGAACGATTTTGAGCAAATCGAACGCCGAAAAGTGAATCTAAAAGCTAAAATCATTGACTACCAGCGCCTAAAAGAGAAATCACGCAACCCCGGTACCATCCAAAAATTTAAGCGGCTAGAAATGAAATCGCGGGAAGAATTAGCTGAGCTTGAGAAAATCGAAAAGCCAACCTTTTGGATTGATAAAAACTCGGTTGAAGAACTCAATTACAAGGCAACCGCCAGGTACGAAAAGTTCAAAAGCAAGAATATTCGCATGGCGCTTAAATCTGAAGCCTCGCGTAGTAAACACGTGCTGATACAAGCAAAAGGGCTTAGTTTGGGCTACGACAAACCGCTGTTTAAAGCGATAAACATTGACCTTCGAGAGGGCGAGGCGCTCGAGCTTCGCGGGCGTAATGGCGCTGGCAAAACAACTTTAATCAAGGCGCTACTCGGTGGTATTGCTGGTGAAGAATCAGTTACGACATCTAAAATTCACAGATTCTCTGGCGAAATTTCACTCGATTCGCAGGCGCGCATTGGCGTGTACGAGCAAGAAGTCGGCACCACCTATTTTGAGCTCCCGTTGTTTGATGCGATTGAACGACTGTATCTAGATAAAGGTTTAAGTGTCGGGCGCGAAAAAGTCATGCAGCTGATGAGCGACTACCTGTTTGACCCAATTGGCGACGCCAAAACACCTATCTCCCGGCTGAGTGGCGGTCAAAAAGCGCGCTTTCAGCTAATTTCGATGCTCGCCAACGACCCGCAGCTGCTGATCCTCGACGAACCAACCAATCACCTCGATCTGCCAAGTATCGAAGAACTTGAAGAAGCTTTAAAAAAGTATAGCGGTGCTATTTTATATGTCAGTCATGATGGTTATTTTCGCGAAGCTTTGGGTGGTGAGGTGGTTGAGCTAACGGCAGATAAATAA
- a CDS encoding cob(I)yrinic acid a,c-diamide adenosyltransferase: MAFEDYQEKDSITLAYTGNSKGKTSASLGLMVRALGNDWRVAYIQFIKSWQVSEHAFIEKIMPIFETQLTFYKGGKGFFNAGELSEQAVSDEDHAAAAKATFSFALECATSGDYDLVICDEINNAVYDGLLSEEDLQTLLTTRAPKTSLCVTGRHFPEELLPLVDIATNMTKLKHHFDDKFLAKKGIDF; the protein is encoded by the coding sequence ATGGCCTTCGAGGACTACCAAGAAAAAGACAGTATCACCCTTGCGTACACCGGCAACAGCAAAGGCAAAACCAGCGCTAGCTTAGGGCTCATGGTGCGAGCACTCGGTAATGACTGGCGCGTCGCCTATATTCAGTTTATTAAAAGCTGGCAGGTGAGTGAGCACGCTTTTATTGAGAAGATTATGCCTATTTTTGAAACCCAATTAACTTTTTATAAAGGTGGCAAAGGGTTTTTTAACGCAGGCGAGCTAAGCGAACAAGCAGTCAGCGACGAAGACCACGCTGCTGCGGCCAAAGCAACTTTTTCGTTCGCGCTTGAGTGCGCTACCAGCGGCGATTACGATTTAGTAATTTGCGATGAAATCAATAACGCTGTGTACGATGGGCTTTTGAGCGAGGAGGATTTACAAACGCTGCTCACAACACGAGCGCCAAAAACCAGCCTCTGCGTCACCGGGCGGCACTTTCCTGAAGAATTATTGCCACTGGTTGACATTGCCACCAACATGACCAAGCTCAAGCACCACTTTGACGATAAATTCCTCGCGAAAAAAGGAATAGATTTTTAA
- a CDS encoding DNA-3-methyladenine glycosylase produces MPTFLDPQKLRDPTAGARYLLGAVIERRLDDGTILKGRIAETESYHQSDPASHTYRGPSARNAAMFGPPGHAYIYFTYGVHWCFNVTAGVEGEGAGVLIRAIEPLAGIERMREFRKGAPDAQLTNGPGKLAQALAIDKMLYGHDLRQPPLQVYDAGNVKASSITTATRIGIRLAADELLRFYITDSPYVSKK; encoded by the coding sequence ATGCCAACATTTCTTGACCCACAAAAGCTACGAGACCCCACAGCAGGCGCCCGGTACCTTCTGGGAGCAGTTATTGAACGCCGGCTCGATGACGGCACTATTTTAAAAGGCCGAATTGCAGAAACCGAAAGCTACCACCAAAGCGACCCGGCCAGCCATACCTACCGCGGCCCAAGCGCCCGCAACGCTGCCATGTTTGGCCCGCCTGGACACGCCTATATTTACTTCACCTACGGCGTGCACTGGTGCTTTAATGTGACTGCTGGAGTAGAAGGTGAGGGGGCCGGGGTGCTAATTCGAGCCATTGAGCCGCTGGCTGGCATTGAACGCATGCGCGAATTCCGGAAAGGCGCGCCCGATGCGCAGCTTACCAATGGCCCAGGTAAGTTGGCCCAGGCGCTGGCAATCGATAAAATGCTTTACGGCCACGACTTGCGCCAGCCACCCTTGCAGGTGTATGATGCTGGCAATGTAAAAGCTTCGAGCATTACCACCGCTACCCGCATCGGCATACGCCTAGCGGCCGATGAGCTGCTGCGTTTTTACATCACCGATTCACCTTATGTCTCGAAGAAATAA
- a CDS encoding thermonuclease family protein: MSRRNNPKKLLWASVGLFALIVSYLSPQVTSLVTTGAPAPEPGYYKVVDFADGDTITVDMNGKREKVRLIGVDTPEKQHPDKPKQCYSHQASEFTKQRITAQGGVVRLVADPTNDPRDRYNRLLRYVYLKDNTLLNKELIATGHGFEYTLFPFQKKDEFITTQAAAKSAKKGLWGACTTTKDGKTWRTQPMSQSNN, encoded by the coding sequence ATGTCTCGAAGAAATAACCCGAAGAAATTACTGTGGGCCAGTGTAGGACTATTCGCCTTAATTGTTAGTTATCTTTCACCCCAAGTCACTTCACTAGTTACCACCGGCGCACCCGCACCCGAGCCCGGCTACTACAAAGTAGTCGATTTTGCCGATGGCGATACCATCACCGTTGACATGAATGGCAAGCGCGAAAAGGTCCGTCTGATTGGCGTTGATACCCCAGAAAAACAACACCCAGATAAGCCAAAACAGTGCTACAGCCACCAAGCCTCCGAGTTTACTAAGCAACGAATAACCGCCCAGGGCGGCGTGGTACGGCTCGTAGCCGACCCAACCAACGACCCGCGCGACCGCTATAACCGATTATTGCGCTATGTGTACTTAAAAGATAACACCTTACTCAATAAGGAGCTCATCGCCACCGGCCACGGCTTTGAGTACACTCTTTTCCCATTTCAAAAAAAGGACGAATTTATTACTACTCAAGCCGCCGCAAAAAGTGCAAAAAAAGGACTGTGGGGTGCTTGCACAACAACCAAAGATGGCAAAACATGGCGCACGCAACCGATGTCACAATCAAATAATTAG
- a CDS encoding alpha/beta hydrolase — MKPATAHYLQVQDATVKYWRYHHESRPTIVMVHGFRGDHHGLEYITRALPYVRVIIPDLPGFGASGPFMTREHNVENYVAFLKEFIEKLALPMPPILLGHSFGSIIAAEFAATYPEALDKLILINPIASPPLKGKKTALAKLTNLYYWLGGKLPEHAGKALLRNKSIVLAMSAVLTKSRDKALRARSHSNHLSYFSSFASRRVVLESYQASTSKNVADHAHSIVTPTLLIAGELDDIAPAQHQKILKEKLPNARLMILDGVGHLVHYEAPEKAAEAIEEFIRSA; from the coding sequence ATGAAACCAGCGACTGCTCATTACTTGCAGGTGCAAGACGCCACCGTTAAATACTGGCGCTACCATCACGAATCGCGCCCCACAATAGTGATGGTACATGGTTTTCGTGGTGATCATCATGGCCTCGAGTATATTACGCGGGCGTTACCGTACGTACGGGTTATAATTCCGGATCTGCCCGGGTTTGGTGCATCCGGGCCATTCATGACTCGCGAGCATAACGTTGAAAATTACGTCGCGTTTTTAAAAGAATTCATTGAAAAGCTTGCACTGCCCATGCCGCCGATTTTACTTGGCCACTCGTTTGGTTCAATTATTGCCGCGGAATTTGCCGCCACCTACCCTGAAGCGCTGGATAAGTTAATTCTCATTAACCCCATTGCTTCGCCGCCGCTTAAAGGTAAAAAAACGGCACTCGCCAAATTGACCAATCTTTACTATTGGCTGGGCGGGAAACTACCAGAACACGCGGGGAAAGCCTTATTACGTAATAAAAGCATCGTGTTAGCTATGAGCGCAGTCCTTACTAAAAGCCGCGACAAAGCCTTGCGAGCGCGGTCGCACAGTAACCATTTGTCATATTTTAGTTCATTTGCTAGTCGGCGCGTGGTGCTTGAATCCTACCAAGCTTCAACCAGCAAGAACGTCGCTGATCATGCCCATAGCATTGTGACCCCTACCCTGCTGATTGCTGGCGAACTGGACGACATTGCTCCAGCTCAACATCAAAAAATTTTAAAAGAAAAATTGCCCAACGCCCGCCTGATGATACTCGACGGCGTAGGGCATCTAGTGCATTACGAGGCGCCCGAAAAAGCCGCCGAAGCAATTGAGGAGTTTATCCGTTCAGCATGA